A portion of the Streptomyces platensis genome contains these proteins:
- a CDS encoding RHS repeat protein — protein sequence MVCGEHASAAHGLPSVESPCGERIRLLPVRAPYWRSYTYDAVGNRKKETQHQVPGTTAGQDTTRNSDFPDAKKDRPHAVATVSTQGGPANGEVDKFTYDEAGNLRTRQEAGRSQTFTWDAEGRLAAVTEDGKDTTYLYDSEADRLLTHNSDGSTTLYLPNGNELKTYDDGSTVGTRYYHHGEDTVAVCTSTGGLSYLFTDHQGTALTAVAATDQAVTRRNQLPFGAPRTAQPTSWPGMHGVVDGTQEGTGLTHIGAREYDPTLGTFVSVDPLLDPDDPQQSNAYAYANNTPVTASDPDGQQFQDRETGLGYGNSTAHRNWYRDQGYTDRYGHATRKYKRFISSYNKTWRSYYSSSWYRDYVSTGKDAGYGKTKPKPAPPKPRSLELEAWVVDGKPGFSRTNKMETGLCEREY from the coding sequence GTGGTCTGCGGCGAGCATGCCAGCGCCGCTCACGGTCTTCCTTCCGTAGAGAGTCCATGCGGAGAGCGAATTCGGCTGCTGCCGGTCCGGGCCCCGTACTGGCGCAGCTATACCTACGACGCGGTCGGCAACCGGAAAAAGGAGACACAGCACCAAGTCCCCGGAACCACCGCAGGACAAGACACCACCCGCAACTCCGACTTCCCTGACGCCAAGAAGGACCGGCCGCACGCCGTTGCCACCGTCAGCACTCAGGGCGGCCCTGCCAACGGTGAAGTCGACAAGTTCACCTACGACGAAGCCGGCAACCTCCGCACCCGCCAAGAAGCGGGCCGCAGTCAGACCTTCACCTGGGACGCCGAAGGACGCCTCGCAGCAGTTACCGAGGACGGCAAGGACACCACCTACCTCTATGACTCCGAAGCCGACCGGCTCCTCACCCACAACAGCGACGGCAGCACCACCCTTTACCTGCCGAACGGCAACGAGCTCAAGACGTACGACGACGGATCCACGGTTGGCACCCGCTACTACCACCACGGCGAAGACACGGTCGCAGTCTGCACCAGCACCGGCGGCCTCTCCTACCTCTTCACCGACCACCAGGGCACGGCACTGACCGCTGTCGCCGCCACCGACCAGGCCGTCACCCGCCGCAATCAGCTCCCCTTCGGAGCACCCCGCACTGCTCAACCCACATCCTGGCCCGGCATGCACGGAGTCGTCGACGGCACCCAGGAAGGCACAGGACTCACCCACATAGGCGCCCGCGAGTACGATCCGACCCTAGGCACCTTCGTCTCCGTCGACCCGCTTCTCGACCCCGACGACCCGCAGCAGTCCAACGCCTACGCCTACGCCAACAACACTCCCGTCACCGCCTCCGACCCCGACGGCCAGCAGTTCCAGGACCGCGAAACCGGCCTCGGCTACGGCAACAGCACCGCCCACCGGAACTGGTACCGCGACCAGGGATACACCGACCGCTACGGCCACGCCACCAGGAAGTACAAGCGCTTCATCAGCTCCTACAACAAGACCTGGCGAAGCTACTACAGCTCCAGCTGGTACAGGGACTACGTGAGCACGGGGAAGGACGCCGGGTATGGGAAGACGAAACCGAAGCCGGCGCCGCCCAAACCAAGATCCCTGGAGTTAGAGGCGTGGGTGGTGGACGGAAAACCTGGATTCTCGCGGACCAATAAAATGGAGACAGGCTTATGCGAACGTGAGTATTAA
- a CDS encoding NUDIX domain-containing protein — MRWNNLSEKPVYANPWFRVNLADVELPDGRHLDHYLIRMRPVAVATVVNEANEVLLLWRHRFITDTWGWELAAGVVEDGEDPAAAAAREMEEETGWRPGPLHHLLSVEPSNGLTDARHHIYWSEEGEYTGPPQDGFESERREWVSLKLVPDMVARGEVPAANMAAALLMLHHLRLG, encoded by the coding sequence GTGCGTTGGAACAATCTCAGCGAAAAGCCCGTCTATGCGAATCCCTGGTTCCGGGTCAATCTGGCCGATGTGGAGCTGCCCGACGGCCGGCACCTGGACCACTATCTGATCCGGATGCGGCCCGTCGCCGTGGCCACCGTGGTCAATGAGGCCAACGAGGTGCTGCTGCTGTGGCGGCACCGGTTCATCACCGACACCTGGGGCTGGGAGCTGGCCGCGGGCGTCGTCGAGGACGGTGAGGACCCCGCGGCGGCGGCCGCCCGCGAGATGGAGGAGGAGACCGGGTGGCGCCCCGGGCCCCTCCACCATCTGCTCTCGGTGGAGCCGTCCAACGGCCTCACCGACGCGCGGCATCACATCTACTGGTCCGAGGAGGGCGAGTACACCGGCCCGCCGCAGGACGGTTTCGAGTCCGAGCGGCGGGAGTGGGTGTCGCTGAAGCTGGTGCCCGACATGGTGGCGCGGGGGGAGGTGCCCGCCGCCAACATGGCCGCCGCGCTGCTGATGCTGCATCACCTCCGGTTGGGCTGA
- a CDS encoding NAD(P)-dependent alcohol dehydrogenase, translating to MRIQAALVEAPGGPFTLHSLHLDAPRPDEILVRITATGICHTDLAMRQVWPRERLPMVLGHEGAGVVEAVGDAVTTVAPGDAVCLTYRSCGACDPCTTGGPAYCEQSGALNALGSRPDGSTTLSHTDGTPAYGSFFGQSAFATHCLTTASNTVKVPADLPPTLVAPLGCSIQTGVGTVQNVLRPSPGTTLAVFGAGSVGLSALMAAVADDHTVIVIEPLAARRALAKELGAAAVIDPTAEEEVAAAVRDLTHGGAQYAIDTTGRPAVVSQAVGALRRRGTLALVGLGSAQFDTMPVLTKGLTLRGVTEGDALPAVTIPHLISLHRQGKLPLEKLITAFPFTDIEAAAEASLAGRVVKPVLTLA from the coding sequence GTGCGGATACAAGCAGCCCTGGTGGAAGCCCCCGGCGGCCCCTTCACCCTCCACTCGCTTCACCTCGACGCGCCACGGCCGGACGAGATCCTGGTCCGTATCACCGCCACCGGCATCTGCCACACCGACCTGGCCATGCGGCAGGTCTGGCCCCGGGAACGGCTGCCCATGGTCCTCGGCCATGAGGGCGCCGGGGTCGTCGAGGCCGTGGGAGACGCGGTGACCACCGTCGCCCCGGGGGACGCCGTCTGCCTCACCTACCGCAGCTGCGGAGCCTGCGACCCGTGCACGACCGGGGGCCCGGCCTACTGCGAGCAGTCCGGCGCCCTCAACGCCCTCGGCTCCCGGCCCGACGGCAGCACGACGCTGTCGCACACCGACGGCACCCCGGCCTACGGCAGCTTCTTCGGCCAGTCCGCCTTCGCGACACACTGCCTGACCACCGCGAGCAACACCGTCAAGGTCCCCGCGGATCTCCCGCCGACGCTGGTCGCCCCCTTGGGATGCAGCATCCAGACCGGGGTCGGCACGGTCCAGAACGTCCTCCGGCCGTCGCCGGGCACCACCCTGGCCGTTTTCGGAGCCGGCAGCGTCGGGCTGAGCGCCCTCATGGCCGCCGTCGCCGACGATCACACCGTCATCGTCATCGAGCCCCTCGCCGCGCGCCGCGCACTGGCGAAGGAGCTCGGCGCCGCAGCCGTCATCGATCCCACCGCGGAGGAGGAGGTGGCAGCGGCCGTCCGCGACCTCACCCACGGCGGAGCGCAGTACGCCATCGACACGACCGGCCGGCCCGCCGTCGTGTCCCAGGCCGTTGGCGCCCTGCGCCGGCGGGGAACGCTCGCCCTGGTCGGCCTCGGCTCGGCGCAGTTCGACACCATGCCCGTGCTGACCAAGGGCCTCACCCTGCGGGGCGTCACCGAGGGGGACGCCCTCCCCGCCGTGACCATCCCCCATCTGATCAGCCTCCACCGGCAGGGAAAACTCCCCCTCGAAAAGCTCATCACCGCCTTCCCCTTCACCGATATCGAGGCCGCCGCCGAGGCCTCACTGGCGGGCCGTGTCGTCAAACCGGTCCTCACCCTCGCCTAG
- the pheS gene encoding phenylalanine--tRNA ligase subunit alpha has product MSAPNKSYDPVEVEALKPEEIAARLDEALAAIAAAGDLDALAQAKIAHTGATSPLALANREIGALPPQAKAEAGKRVGQARGRVNQALKARQEELEAERDARVLVEEAVDVTLPYDRTPAGARHPLTTFMERVADVFVAMGYEVAEGPEVEAEWFNFDALNFVPDHPARQMQDTFFVQGNGTEGDESGVVLRTHTSPVQARTLVDREPPVYVVCPGRVYRTDELDATHSPVFHQIELLAVDEGLTMADLKGTLDHMVRALFGPDMKTRLRPNYFPFTEPSAEMDMVCYVCRGESVGNPDRPCRTCSSEGWIELGGCGMVNPKVLIACGVDPEKYSGFAFGFGIDRMLMFRHNVEDMRDMFEGDVRFTRPFGMEI; this is encoded by the coding sequence ATGTCCGCACCCAATAAGTCGTACGACCCTGTCGAGGTCGAAGCCCTGAAACCGGAAGAGATCGCCGCCCGGCTGGACGAGGCGCTGGCCGCCATCGCCGCCGCGGGCGACCTCGATGCGCTCGCCCAGGCGAAGATCGCGCACACCGGTGCCACCTCGCCGCTCGCTCTCGCCAACCGCGAGATCGGCGCCCTGCCCCCGCAGGCCAAGGCGGAGGCCGGCAAGCGCGTCGGCCAGGCCCGCGGCCGGGTGAACCAGGCGCTCAAGGCCCGCCAGGAGGAGCTGGAGGCGGAGCGCGACGCCCGCGTGCTGGTCGAGGAGGCAGTGGATGTCACGCTGCCCTACGACCGCACCCCGGCCGGCGCCCGGCACCCGCTGACCACCTTCATGGAGCGGGTCGCGGACGTCTTCGTGGCCATGGGCTACGAGGTCGCCGAGGGCCCCGAGGTCGAGGCGGAGTGGTTCAACTTCGACGCCCTGAACTTCGTGCCCGACCACCCGGCGCGCCAGATGCAGGACACCTTCTTCGTCCAGGGCAACGGGACCGAGGGCGATGAGAGCGGCGTCGTGCTGCGCACCCACACCTCGCCGGTGCAGGCCCGTACGCTCGTCGACCGCGAGCCGCCCGTGTACGTCGTCTGCCCGGGGCGGGTCTACCGCACCGACGAGCTGGACGCCACGCACTCCCCGGTCTTCCACCAGATCGAGCTGCTCGCCGTCGACGAGGGTCTGACCATGGCGGACCTCAAGGGCACGCTCGACCACATGGTCCGGGCGCTCTTCGGTCCGGACATGAAGACCCGGCTGCGGCCGAACTACTTCCCGTTCACCGAGCCGTCCGCCGAGATGGACATGGTCTGCTACGTCTGCCGTGGCGAGTCCGTGGGGAACCCCGACCGGCCCTGCCGTACGTGCTCCAGCGAGGGCTGGATCGAGCTCGGCGGCTGCGGCATGGTCAACCCCAAGGTGCTCATCGCCTGCGGCGTCGACCCCGAGAAGTACAGCGGCTTCGCCTTCGGGTTCGGCATCGACCGGATGCTGATGTTCCGGCACAACGTGGAAGACATGCGTGACATGTTCGAAGGCGACGTCCGGTTCACCCGGCCGTTCGGGATGGAGATCTGA
- a CDS encoding transcriptional regulator — protein sequence MEPNTLLDAMLDESGISHAGLAARINRLGRCRGLALRYEHTAVARWLKGQRPRGQVPDLICEILGERLHRPVGLADIGFSGPGSRPADDTPLSGFVERATALWRSDEQQRPHILDAPALTGTSAVIPVWEWENPPEDSDVSRDGLTRVGMADIEMLRTARTHYETMYRKAGGVATRARIVGFLNAEAAPLLRGSYSDATGRQLHRATGGLVAVAGICAYDSDSLGLAQRYFHQALRLAKASGDRGLGAYVIALLVNQSLFVREYRQAVAFAEAALRAAGPQITPALSADLYAMQAKSYARLGDGAGALSCIRRAEAAAERIRPGLEPAETGYVQPGLVNVQVAEALLSLGDLRSAREQADAAVDTPAHDRGRVHRLAMLTHIELRQGDADRAVANAAEMTEQARGMESQRLRDRLRAVREHLAETGSSATDEAADLIDEVLRVPL from the coding sequence ATGGAGCCCAACACCCTGCTGGACGCGATGCTCGATGAGTCCGGTATCTCGCATGCGGGACTCGCCGCGCGGATCAACCGGCTCGGCCGGTGCCGCGGGCTGGCGCTGCGGTACGAACACACCGCGGTGGCCCGGTGGTTGAAGGGGCAGCGGCCTCGGGGCCAGGTGCCCGATCTGATCTGCGAGATCCTGGGCGAACGGCTGCACCGGCCGGTCGGGCTCGCCGACATCGGCTTCAGCGGTCCGGGGTCGCGGCCCGCCGATGACACCCCGCTCTCCGGCTTCGTCGAGCGCGCCACCGCGCTGTGGCGGTCCGATGAGCAGCAGCGGCCGCACATCCTCGACGCACCGGCGCTCACCGGCACCTCGGCGGTCATCCCCGTATGGGAGTGGGAGAACCCGCCCGAGGACTCCGATGTCTCGCGCGACGGGCTGACCCGGGTCGGCATGGCCGACATCGAGATGCTGCGCACCGCGCGGACGCACTACGAGACGATGTACCGGAAGGCGGGTGGTGTCGCTACCAGAGCACGCATCGTGGGATTCCTCAACGCCGAGGCGGCGCCGCTGCTGCGGGGCAGCTACAGCGATGCGACGGGGCGCCAGCTCCACCGGGCGACCGGCGGACTGGTCGCGGTCGCCGGCATCTGCGCGTACGACTCGGACTCTCTCGGGCTGGCCCAGCGCTACTTCCATCAGGCGCTCCGGCTGGCCAAGGCCAGCGGGGACCGCGGCCTCGGCGCGTATGTCATCGCGCTGCTGGTCAATCAGTCCCTCTTCGTACGGGAATACCGCCAGGCGGTCGCCTTCGCGGAGGCGGCGCTGCGGGCCGCGGGCCCGCAGATCACCCCGGCGCTCTCCGCGGACCTCTACGCGATGCAGGCCAAGTCCTACGCCCGGCTCGGCGACGGCGCCGGCGCGCTGTCCTGCATCCGGCGCGCGGAGGCGGCCGCGGAGCGCATCCGGCCCGGTCTCGAACCGGCGGAGACGGGCTATGTCCAGCCCGGCCTGGTGAACGTACAGGTGGCGGAGGCGCTGCTCAGCCTGGGGGACTTACGGTCCGCCCGGGAACAGGCGGACGCCGCCGTCGACACCCCCGCGCACGACCGCGGCCGGGTCCACCGGCTGGCCATGCTCACCCATATCGAGCTGCGTCAAGGCGATGCGGACCGGGCCGTGGCCAATGCCGCGGAGATGACGGAGCAGGCCCGCGGCATGGAGTCGCAACGGCTGCGGGACCGGCTGCGGGCGGTGCGCGAACATCTGGCGGAGACCGGGAGCTCCGCGACGGACGAGGCTGCCGATCTCATCGACGAGGTGCTGCGCGTTCCGCTGTAG
- a CDS encoding 3-hydroxybutyryl-CoA dehydrogenase has protein sequence MTDIERVGVVGCGQMGAGIAEVCARAGLDVMVAETTGEALELGRTRLTNSLGKAAERGKITAAERDATLGRLSFTTDLGEFADRDLVIEAVVENEQVKTEIFQVLDQVITRPDAILASNTSSIPLVKLAVATSRPDQVIGIHFFNPAPVQKLVELIPALTTAEETIKRSEALVQDVLGKHAIRAQDRSGFVVNALLIPYLLSAIRMFESGIASREDIDNGMELGCAHPMGPLKLTDLIGLDTVASVAESMYHEYKEPLYAAPPLLARMVDAGRLGRKSGSGFYAY, from the coding sequence GTGACCGACATCGAACGCGTCGGAGTGGTCGGCTGCGGCCAGATGGGCGCAGGCATCGCCGAGGTGTGCGCCCGCGCCGGACTGGACGTCATGGTCGCCGAGACCACCGGCGAAGCTCTGGAGCTGGGTCGCACCCGTTTGACCAACTCTCTCGGCAAGGCCGCCGAGCGCGGCAAGATCACCGCCGCGGAGCGCGATGCGACGCTCGGCCGGCTCAGCTTCACCACCGACCTCGGGGAATTCGCCGACCGCGATCTCGTCATCGAGGCCGTGGTGGAGAACGAGCAGGTCAAGACCGAGATCTTCCAGGTCCTCGACCAGGTGATCACCCGGCCGGACGCCATCCTGGCATCCAACACCTCGTCGATCCCGCTGGTGAAGCTGGCGGTCGCCACCTCCCGCCCCGACCAGGTCATCGGCATCCACTTCTTCAACCCGGCACCGGTGCAGAAGCTCGTCGAGCTGATCCCCGCCCTGACCACCGCCGAGGAGACCATCAAGCGCTCCGAGGCGCTGGTGCAGGACGTGCTGGGCAAGCATGCGATCCGCGCCCAGGACCGCTCGGGCTTCGTCGTCAACGCGCTGCTCATCCCGTATCTGCTCTCCGCGATCCGGATGTTCGAGTCGGGCATCGCCAGCCGCGAGGACATCGACAACGGCATGGAGCTGGGCTGCGCCCACCCGATGGGCCCGCTCAAGCTGACCGACCTGATCGGCCTGGACACCGTGGCCTCGGTCGCCGAATCGATGTACCACGAGTACAAGGAGCCCCTCTACGCCGCTCCCCCGCTGCTCGCGCGGATGGTGGACGCGGGACGGCTGGGGCGGAAGTCGGGGTCGGGGTTCTACGCGTACTAG
- a CDS encoding transposase, with the protein MPKPYPKEFREDVVRVARNCEPGVTLEQIAADFGVHPITLSKWLRRADTDEGARPAAASGESAELREARKRIRLLEQENEVLRRAAAYLSQAHLPSK; encoded by the coding sequence GTGCCCAAGCCGTATCCGAAGGAGTTCCGCGAGGACGTCGTACGGGTCGCGCGCAACTGCGAGCCCGGCGTCACGCTGGAACAGATCGCCGCCGACTTCGGCGTCCACCCGATCACGCTGTCGAAGTGGCTGCGCCGTGCCGACACCGACGAGGGAGCCAGGCCGGCAGCGGCGTCGGGTGAGTCGGCCGAGCTGCGCGAGGCCCGCAAGCGCATCCGGCTGCTGGAGCAGGAGAACGAGGTCCTCAGGAGGGCTGCGGCGTATCTGTCGCAGGCGCACCTGCCGTCAAAATGA
- a CDS encoding PP2C family protein-serine/threonine phosphatase, producing MIRHRARRGARAGAASARRAFVFVLPGLWVLGVVAWELSHPTSGRLLQLLAAAPAIACAGTGRRQCVLLGGLCALLALLPFGEVEPGAGWGSRLMTCGAVLAVIGASYLTAGRRLRLVRELERTREVAATAQRVLLRPLPRRIDGVLLAADHLSASEGAVVGGDLYEVVGTRHGVRAVIGDVRGHGLDAMGTVAAMLGSFREVAHDEPELGDVLRRLERSHQRHLWERARPGRRVADGEPSGPLAEEFVTLLLVEVAPDGSVTALNCGHPWPYRIARKAVAPVAPADPMPPLGLFPLPAELPAVCCGQLRPGEGLFLHTDGAADARDAAGEFFPLTQELRGSVEAAAAPGGPSPAGVVGNVREALLRHAGGRLTDDVALLMLSNDRVRVPSQSARARRAAGPGRVEAGRAE from the coding sequence ATGATCCGACACCGGGCAAGGCGTGGCGCACGCGCCGGGGCGGCAAGCGCCCGGCGCGCCTTCGTCTTCGTCCTGCCCGGCCTCTGGGTCCTCGGCGTGGTGGCGTGGGAGCTGAGCCACCCGACCAGCGGCCGGCTGCTGCAACTCCTCGCCGCCGCACCGGCCATCGCCTGCGCGGGCACCGGCCGCCGCCAGTGCGTGCTGCTCGGGGGGCTGTGCGCGCTGCTCGCGCTGCTGCCGTTCGGCGAGGTGGAGCCCGGGGCCGGGTGGGGCAGCCGGCTGATGACCTGTGGTGCGGTGCTCGCGGTGATCGGTGCCAGCTATCTGACCGCAGGGCGGCGGCTGCGGCTCGTACGGGAGCTGGAGCGGACCCGGGAGGTCGCCGCCACCGCCCAGCGGGTGCTGCTGCGGCCGTTACCGCGGCGGATCGACGGGGTGCTGCTGGCGGCCGACCATCTCTCCGCGAGCGAGGGGGCCGTGGTCGGCGGGGATCTGTACGAGGTCGTGGGGACCCGGCACGGGGTCCGGGCGGTGATCGGGGACGTACGCGGGCACGGGCTGGACGCCATGGGCACGGTCGCGGCGATGCTCGGCAGCTTCCGTGAAGTGGCGCACGACGAGCCCGAACTGGGGGATGTGCTGCGCCGGTTGGAGCGCTCGCACCAGCGGCATCTGTGGGAGCGGGCGCGCCCCGGACGGCGGGTGGCCGACGGGGAGCCGAGCGGTCCGCTCGCCGAGGAGTTCGTGACGCTGCTGCTCGTGGAGGTGGCCCCGGACGGGTCCGTCACGGCCCTCAACTGCGGGCATCCGTGGCCCTATCGCATCGCCCGCAAGGCGGTCGCGCCGGTCGCCCCGGCCGATCCGATGCCGCCGCTGGGCCTGTTCCCGCTGCCGGCCGAGCTGCCGGCGGTGTGCTGTGGGCAGCTGCGGCCCGGGGAGGGGCTGTTTCTGCACACCGACGGGGCGGCCGATGCGCGGGACGCGGCGGGGGAGTTCTTCCCGCTGACCCAGGAGCTGCGCGGCAGTGTCGAGGCGGCCGCGGCCCCGGGCGGGCCCTCGCCGGCGGGAGTGGTCGGGAACGTCCGCGAGGCGTTGCTGCGGCATGCGGGCGGACGGCTGACGGACGATGTGGCGCTGCTGATGCTGAGCAACGACCGGGTGCGGGTGCCGTCGCAGTCGGCGCGGGCCCGGCGGGCCGCCGGGCCGGGGCGGGTGGAGGCGGGACGGGCCGAGTAG
- the pheT gene encoding phenylalanine--tRNA ligase subunit beta, translating to MRVPLSWLREYVDLPATATGRDVQEKLIAVGLEVETVERLGDGLKGPLVVGQVLTIEELEGFKKPIRFCTVDVGQANGTGEPQEIVCGARNFSVGDKVVVVLPGAVLPGDFKIAARKTYGKTSHGMICSGDELGMGDDGTHGIIVLPPEYEVGTDAIELLELVDEVLDIAVTPDRGYCLSMRGVARETATAYGLPLRDPALLDVPPPNTGGYPVQVSDPMGCDRFTARTVSGLEPEARTPLWMQRRLQKAGMRPVSLAVDITNYVMLELGQPLHAYDRTSVDGPIGVRRAAPGEKLTTLDGTKRVLDAADLVITDNRGPIGLAGVMGGAHTEIAAPAADAGTGEVRGTTDVVIEAAHFDALSIARTARRHKLSSEAAKRFERGVDPEAASAAAQRTVDLLVLLAGGTAGEGVTEVVTPRGPRTISLSARHPDKVAGVDYGRETVVRRLQQVGCDVYGQDELVVTVPSWRPDLSEPNDLAEEVIRLEGYENLPSTLPKPPAGRGLTERQRLYRRVGRALAGAGYVEALNYPFTGSHVLDQLGIEADDPRRAAVTLVNPLSDEEPDLRTTLIPGLLNALRRNYGRGTHDLALFETGPVFRATGDEKPASRLVVDRRPTDDEIASLDASLPQQPRRAAVVLAGGREQDGWWGSARPAIWADAIEAGRTVAREAGVELIVRQDQHAPFHPGRCAALLAVADGEEILVGNAGELHPRVIKTLALPERTCAMEIDLDRLEQAGTGPLRAPKISAFPVATQDVALVVDAGVPTAEVEGALRDGAGELLESLRLFDVFTGEQIGAGKKSLAYALRFRAADRTLTAEEASAARDAAVAAAVERTGAVLRG from the coding sequence ATGCGGGTCCCGCTTTCTTGGCTGCGGGAGTACGTCGACCTGCCGGCCACGGCAACCGGTCGTGACGTACAGGAAAAGCTCATCGCGGTCGGCCTGGAGGTCGAGACCGTCGAGCGCCTCGGCGACGGGCTCAAGGGCCCGCTCGTCGTCGGCCAGGTGCTGACCATCGAGGAGCTGGAGGGCTTCAAGAAGCCGATCCGCTTCTGCACGGTGGACGTCGGCCAGGCCAACGGCACCGGCGAGCCGCAGGAAATCGTCTGCGGCGCGCGGAACTTCTCCGTCGGCGACAAGGTCGTGGTCGTCCTCCCCGGCGCCGTGCTGCCCGGCGACTTCAAGATCGCCGCGCGCAAGACGTACGGCAAGACCTCGCACGGCATGATCTGCTCCGGCGACGAGCTGGGCATGGGCGACGACGGTACGCACGGCATCATCGTGCTGCCGCCGGAGTACGAGGTCGGCACCGACGCCATCGAGCTGCTGGAGCTCGTCGACGAGGTGCTGGACATCGCCGTCACCCCGGACCGCGGCTACTGCCTGTCGATGCGCGGCGTCGCCCGCGAGACCGCCACCGCGTACGGCCTGCCGCTGCGCGACCCGGCGCTGCTGGACGTGCCGCCGCCGAACACCGGCGGTTACCCCGTCCAGGTCTCCGACCCGATGGGCTGCGACCGCTTCACCGCCCGTACGGTCAGCGGCCTGGAGCCCGAGGCGCGTACGCCGCTGTGGATGCAGCGCCGCCTCCAGAAGGCCGGGATGCGTCCGGTCTCGCTGGCCGTCGACATCACCAACTACGTGATGCTGGAGCTCGGCCAGCCGCTGCACGCCTACGACCGCACCAGCGTGGACGGCCCGATCGGCGTCCGCCGGGCGGCCCCCGGCGAGAAGCTGACCACCCTGGACGGCACCAAGCGGGTGCTGGACGCCGCGGACCTGGTCATCACCGACAACCGCGGCCCGATCGGCCTCGCGGGCGTCATGGGCGGCGCCCACACCGAGATCGCGGCCCCGGCCGCGGACGCCGGGACCGGCGAGGTGCGCGGCACCACCGATGTCGTGATCGAGGCCGCGCACTTCGACGCGCTGTCCATCGCCCGTACGGCCCGCCGGCACAAGCTGTCCTCGGAGGCCGCCAAGCGCTTCGAGCGCGGGGTGGACCCGGAGGCCGCGTCCGCCGCGGCGCAGCGCACCGTCGATCTGCTGGTGCTGCTCGCGGGCGGTACCGCCGGCGAGGGCGTCACCGAGGTCGTCACGCCTCGCGGGCCGCGCACCATCAGCCTCTCCGCCCGCCACCCGGACAAGGTCGCCGGTGTCGACTACGGCCGGGAGACCGTCGTCCGCCGCCTCCAGCAGGTCGGCTGCGACGTCTACGGGCAGGACGAGCTGGTCGTGACCGTGCCGTCCTGGCGGCCGGACCTCAGCGAGCCCAACGACCTGGCCGAAGAGGTCATCCGGCTGGAGGGCTACGAGAACCTGCCCTCCACCCTCCCGAAGCCGCCCGCCGGCCGGGGGCTGACCGAGCGTCAGCGGCTGTACCGCCGGGTCGGCCGGGCACTGGCCGGCGCGGGCTATGTCGAGGCGCTGAACTACCCGTTCACCGGCTCGCACGTGCTCGACCAGCTCGGCATCGAGGCGGACGACCCGCGCCGTGCGGCGGTCACCCTCGTCAACCCGCTCTCGGACGAGGAGCCCGACCTCCGTACGACGCTGATCCCGGGCCTGCTGAACGCGCTGCGCCGCAACTACGGCCGGGGCACCCACGATCTGGCGCTCTTCGAGACCGGACCGGTCTTCCGGGCGACCGGCGACGAGAAGCCGGCCAGTCGGCTGGTCGTCGACCGCCGGCCGACCGACGACGAGATCGCCTCGCTGGACGCCTCCCTCCCGCAGCAGCCGCGGCGCGCCGCCGTGGTGCTCGCCGGGGGCCGTGAGCAGGACGGCTGGTGGGGCTCGGCACGCCCCGCGATCTGGGCGGACGCCATCGAGGCGGGCCGTACGGTCGCACGGGAGGCGGGTGTGGAGCTGATCGTCCGCCAGGACCAGCACGCCCCGTTCCACCCGGGCCGCTGTGCGGCGCTGCTCGCCGTCGCCGACGGCGAGGAGATCCTCGTCGGCAACGCCGGTGAGCTGCACCCCCGCGTCATCAAGACGCTGGCCCTGCCGGAGCGCACCTGCGCGATGGAGATCGACCTGGACCGCCTGGAGCAGGCCGGCACCGGCCCGCTGCGCGCCCCGAAGATCTCGGCCTTCCCGGTCGCGACCCAGGACGTCGCCCTCGTGGTCGACGCCGGTGTCCCGACGGCGGAGGTCGAGGGCGCGCTGCGCGACGGTGCGGGTGAACTGCTGGAGTCGCTGCGGCTGTTCGACGTCTTCACCGGCGAGCAGATCGGCGCGGGCAAGAAGTCGCTGGCGTACGCGCTGCGCTTCCGCGCCGCCGACCGGACGCTGACCGCCGAGGAGGCCTCGGCGGCCCGTGACGCGGCGGTCGCGGCGGCCGTGGAGCGGACGGGAGCGGTGCTGCGCGGCTGA